GTCAATGATTCGGCTGATCGAGCAAAATTTGGGCGGCTGATCCGAACTACAGAGTCAAACCGCTAGAGCGACCACACTCTACGAATCAATCTTCAGTGCGACGCCACCGATTTCGGGCTGCAATTGAAGTCCACGTTCACCGCCTTCGCCGGTGACCACAAGATGTATTTCCAACGAGTTCTGCGACCGAAGCGGTTGGGAGATTGAATAGATCCCCACTTCTTCGGTCGCGTCGGTTTTCGACCCAACCGTTTCGTCGCGTGCTAATGATTCGCCGTTGAGCCGCACGTCGACCTCGCCGCTCACGGGCTCTTGCAGCTCGATCGAAAGCTTGTCGGTGGGCTCCAATCCAGTCGGGCAATTGAACGATCGGTGGTAAGTGACGTCGAACACATTGTGTGATGCGGCACTTTCCTCATCCAAAATGATCGCCTGCGAATCGGGCAGATCGACTCGTTCTTCGACGTGAATCAGTTGCTGGTTGCAGTAGACTTCTCGTTTCCAGGGACGTTGCAATCGAATGCGATGAGGCATGAGGGGCTCGGCGGGTTGTGGTTCTCGGTTGGTCGATCAAACTTGCCAGTTGATCCAATTGACTGGCGTTGCTTGATAGGAGCTAGCGCTTCTGTCGAGCCGCCATTGGAGCCTTGGCAACGTTCGATCGCCACCCAAGCATCGCGTGACCGAAAGCAGGGGGCCGAGTCCCAGACGCAGCATGCCAACTGGTAGCGGCCAAACACCGAACAAAGACGATGAAGTGAATCCTGACGAATCATTCCAACACGAACAATCCGATCAGGCACCACGCGAGGAGCAACACAGCTTTTCTGGCCGCACGTTCCACCTGACGGTTTCATACGACGGAAGCAACTACTGCGGTTGGCAGGTCCAACCCGATCATGTTTCCGTGCAGGCCGAGATCGAAAACGTCGTGCGACCTTTGGCGGGCAAGCCTGTCCGAGTGCTCGGGAGTGGCCGAACGGACGCGGGCGTTCACGCGGTGGGACAAGTCGCCCGATGCCAACTGTCAAACTGGTCGGCGGGGCCCGACGCATTGATGCGAGCCATCAACAGCAAACTACCCGACGACATTCGAGTTCGGGAAGTCCGCGAAACGCGTGAGCGTTTTCATCCGATCGCCGATGCGATCGGAAAACAGTATCAGTATCTCGTTCAAGTGGGCGGCGGACGCGATCCCTTTTTTCATCGATACGTCCATCGCGTGCCGGGACCGCTGGATCATGACAAGATGCAAGCCGCGGCGGAGAAATTCGTCGGCCGTCACGACTTTCGTGCGTTCCAAGGAACGGGAGCGGAACGTCCGTCGACGGTCCGCACGATCGATTCCGCCAAGTGGCTACTACGAGAGATCAGCGGTCCAACCGGCGTTCCTTTGGAGGGCGAACATTGGTGCTTTCAAATTGAAGGCGAAGGCTTCCTTTACAACATGGTTCGCAACTTGATCGGAACCATGTTGGAGGTCGGTCGCGGCAAGCAAAGTTTGGACTGGATCGATCATGTGCTCGACAGTCGCGATCGCAAGCAGGCTGGACCGACCGCACCGCCGCAGGGTCTGTACCTGTGCCGCGTCGACTATCCGGACGAAATCTTTGTGCTGGACTGAGAGGGTTTTCCCAAGTCCATCGAGCTGATGGGCGAAGCGTCCGTGGCCGTCTTCACAATGTTCATCAAAACTTCATCCCCACGCATCAGAAACACCGTGATTTGCGGGCTTTTCGAAGGAAACTGTTGCTTCGATAAATCGGGGTCGATTGGTAAACTGCACGCACCGGTTTCACTCTTATTGATGCGAAATTTCTATGTCTGGCGAGAGCCCTCCCGCCTCAGCACCCATTCTCGACGAGGAAAGTCGATCGCTCGTGCGACGATCCATCGCCGCCGGTGTTGTGACATTGGATGAGATCAAGACCGTGGTTGCTTCGCTGATGGCGGATGACCGAAAGTTCACCCCACAACGCCTCGCGGATGGCATGATGAACGCGGGGCTGCTGACTCATTGGCAGTCCAGCAAGCTTCTTGCGGGAAAGAGCAAAGGCTTCTTCCTGGGCGCGTACAAATTGCTTCGGCCGCTGGGCAAAGGCGGCATGGGCATGGTGTACCTGGGGGAACACAACGTCATGAAGCGGCAGATGGCGTTGAAGATTCTGAATTCCGATTCCAGTCGCGACGAACGTCGTATTCAGCGGTTTCAAGAAGAAGCCCGAGCGTCAGCGCAATTGGATCATTCAAACATCGTCCGCGCGTATGACTTCAATCAATCCAACGGCAAGCTCTACATCGTCATGGAGTACGTCGACGGAATTGACATGCATCAAGTGGTCGCGCGCGATGGCGTCATGTCCGTCGCCGCCGCATTGGACGCGGTTTACCAAGCCGCCAATGGTTTGGCTCACGCGCACGAACGCGGGATCATTCACCGCGACATCAAACCATCCAACCTGATGTTGCGAAGTGATGGCGTGGTCAAAGTCAGCGACATGGGGCTGGCACGCATTGGTTGGTCAGAAAGCACCGGCGATCCAAATAAGCGACGACTGACGGGGACCGCCGACTTCGTCGCACCCGAGCAAGCGCTGAACAGTCACAGCGTGGATGCGCGAGCCGACATTTATTCGCTCGGCTGCACGTTGTTCTTCCTGCTGACGGGCCGACCACCGTTCAAGGGCGACACGGTCGCACAGCGTTTGGCCAAACATCAAACCGCCCCCATCCCGGACGTTCGCAAACTTCGACCGGACTGTCCCGAACCGCTCGCTCATTTGCTCACGCGAATGATGGCAAAGAAGCCCGCAGACCGTCCCCCGTCGGCTTTGGAATTGATCGGTCAATTCGATCGCATCCGTCGCTCCGCAGGATTGAAACAAAAGAATCATCAACCGCTCGCCGCGATCGCATCGACCCAAGACACCTTGGCCGATAGTCAGCTCTACCAAGCGACGATGGAGGACCAATCAGTCTTCAGCGGCTCCGACCCGGACGAATCGATTTACGAACCCGAAGAATTCGACTTCAGCACGCTGCCTGACATTGGTGCCGCGACCACCCCGAGTGCCTTTCCCGGAAGCACCGCCGGCTTGCCGCCGTCGCCGCCGATGCCCGCGTCCAGTTTGCCTTCCTCCAAAACATCAACGCCCCGCGACAACGACCAGAGCCAAACGCTGATGCTGGGGATGGGATTGGCAATCGCAGTCATCGCATTGATGACGGTCGTCGGAATGGCTGTCTACACGATCTCGAAGCCTGAAGACAAAGCGTCTCCCAAGATCAAGGCGATGGAAAGTGGCAAGCAGGTTGTCGTGATTGAGGGCGGTTGAATCCTCGGAAAAATTTGAACAGCTTGTTATGATTGCATCCGCTGGACTGGGCGGCCGCCGAAGAGGTCGAACTGGATCCCCTTCCGAACAAAGACCGACTGCACTGGTGACCGATAGCTCCGCCCAACTGATTCTCGCCACCGGCAGCCGAGCTGGTTTAGTGGCACCGATCCACACCGGTTACTACATGATCGGTCGGGATCGTGAATGTCAGATTCGGCCCAAGAGTCGATCGGTCAGTCGGCGGCATTGCTTGCTGCACTGGGAAATTCCCGATGGCTCGCCGCCGCGTTTTCGAATCTTCGATCTGGACAGCACCAGCGGCACTCGGGTCGATGGCACTCGCATACCAAAACGCACGTGGGTCGAACTGGTCGACGGCGCCGAGCTTCGCTGCGGAAAAATCGCGTTCGAACTGACGATCCAAGACGGAACGCGAATCGATGCCGGGTCGATTCGCACCGATGCTGAAAAAACATCTTCGGCCACGGTCAGCAGTGCTGACACGGTGATCAGCGATCCGGAATCGCAGACTCTGCCCGGCGTTGAGCCAGCCGTTTCGCGAGGAATTGCCGAATCCACCAACGCGAAGATCGACGCCAAACCGGCACGAAAACAACGCTCGGAAACGCCAGCTTTCTCGTTGATTCAAGGTGAGGCTTGGCAGGAAGTCGACATCGCGTCGTTCTTGCAGGCCGAAGACGACGTCGCCCGCGAAGCTCGCTATGACAACATCCGAGCGAAGACGGCGGCTCAAGACGCAGCCGCATCGGAGTCAGGAATCTTCGACGCGGATGAAGATTTTTTTGACGATGACGTGGCGGACAACGAAACGAATGCTCCATCTAGCCAACGAGACGCTGATCGCGGTTCGACCTCGAACTCGGCACCTTCGCGGGCGGCTAAGCGGGCCTCGAGCGGCGGTCCCAGCGTCTTGCAACGCATCGATTGGGACAAAGTCAAGCTGTTGGCGGCCTGCGTGATGACGGTTGGCGTCATCGTGTTTGGTGCCTACCAAGCCGTTCAATTCTGGAGCGGACCCGAAGTGCGGATTGTGGACGGAATCGACTGATGGGGGTCAAGGCGGATGCACTGATCGCAACTATACTGCTCCGCATATGGCATCCGACCCCCGCTCTACCGACGCGTTGCAATTCGACGCAGCCAACCTCGGCAACGAACCGTGCGCGGTTTCGGTGAGTTCCCACGATGGTGGGATTGCGATCGCGGGGGAGGCGGTGCCCACAAATTCCGCGACCAACGCAGCTTGTGAACACCCCGGCGAAGACTCGGACCGAACCGGCGGAACCGCGAAATGGAAGCGAGCGTTCAGCTTTGCCCAAACCGTCGGCTTCGCATTCGGAATTGTCGCCCTGCAAATGGCACAAGGCATCTTGCTCGCCCGACTGCTGGGTCCGGTGGGGCGAGGCGAATACGCCACGACGGTGCTGTACGTTCAGATGCTACTCTACGTCGGGTTGTTCGGCGGCTTGGAAGTTATCTGCCGATACGCTGCCGAC
This genomic window from Rhodopirellula halodulae contains:
- a CDS encoding FHA domain-containing protein; this encodes MTDSSAQLILATGSRAGLVAPIHTGYYMIGRDRECQIRPKSRSVSRRHCLLHWEIPDGSPPRFRIFDLDSTSGTRVDGTRIPKRTWVELVDGAELRCGKIAFELTIQDGTRIDAGSIRTDAEKTSSATVSSADTVISDPESQTLPGVEPAVSRGIAESTNAKIDAKPARKQRSETPAFSLIQGEAWQEVDIASFLQAEDDVAREARYDNIRAKTAAQDAAASESGIFDADEDFFDDDVADNETNAPSSQRDADRGSTSNSAPSRAAKRASSGGPSVLQRIDWDKVKLLAACVMTVGVIVFGAYQAVQFWSGPEVRIVDGID
- a CDS encoding serine/threonine protein kinase translates to MRRSIAAGVVTLDEIKTVVASLMADDRKFTPQRLADGMMNAGLLTHWQSSKLLAGKSKGFFLGAYKLLRPLGKGGMGMVYLGEHNVMKRQMALKILNSDSSRDERRIQRFQEEARASAQLDHSNIVRAYDFNQSNGKLYIVMEYVDGIDMHQVVARDGVMSVAAALDAVYQAANGLAHAHERGIIHRDIKPSNLMLRSDGVVKVSDMGLARIGWSESTGDPNKRRLTGTADFVAPEQALNSHSVDARADIYSLGCTLFFLLTGRPPFKGDTVAQRLAKHQTAPIPDVRKLRPDCPEPLAHLLTRMMAKKPADRPPSALELIGQFDRIRRSAGLKQKNHQPLAAIASTQDTLADSQLYQATMEDQSVFSGSDPDESIYEPEEFDFSTLPDIGAATTPSAFPGSTAGLPPSPPMPASSLPSSKTSTPRDNDQSQTLMLGMGLAIAVIALMTVVGMAVYTISKPEDKASPKIKAMESGKQVVVIEGG
- the truA gene encoding tRNA pseudouridine(38-40) synthase TruA is translated as MPTGSGQTPNKDDEVNPDESFQHEQSDQAPREEQHSFSGRTFHLTVSYDGSNYCGWQVQPDHVSVQAEIENVVRPLAGKPVRVLGSGRTDAGVHAVGQVARCQLSNWSAGPDALMRAINSKLPDDIRVREVRETRERFHPIADAIGKQYQYLVQVGGGRDPFFHRYVHRVPGPLDHDKMQAAAEKFVGRHDFRAFQGTGAERPSTVRTIDSAKWLLREISGPTGVPLEGEHWCFQIEGEGFLYNMVRNLIGTMLEVGRGKQSLDWIDHVLDSRDRKQAGPTAPPQGLYLCRVDYPDEIFVLD